The Gammaproteobacteria bacterium genome includes a region encoding these proteins:
- a CDS encoding 4Fe-4S dicluster domain-containing protein produces MDLGRARVPQGEVHVIVERCKECNFCIKYCPAQVLEYSTQTNDKGYHYPVMVADKADGCVYCKFCDLICPELAIYTTPVDGDADAG; encoded by the coding sequence ATGGACCTCGGGCGGGCACGCGTGCCGCAAGGCGAAGTGCACGTCATTGTTGAGCGCTGCAAGGAATGCAATTTCTGTATCAAGTACTGTCCTGCACAGGTGCTGGAGTATTCCACACAGACCAATGACAAGGGATATCACTACCCGGTTATGGTTGCGGACAAGGCCGACGGTTGCGTGTACTGCAAGTTCTGCGACCTGATCTGTCCCGAGCTGGCAATCTACACAACCCCCGTCGACGGTGATGCCGATGCCGGCTGA